Proteins encoded by one window of Cyclobacteriaceae bacterium:
- a CDS encoding sodium-dependent bicarbonate transport family permease, which produces MSLALLVDNLTNPALLFFVLGIVAVRLKSDLELPSTSSKFISLYLLFAIGFKGGQELAHSEFSLEIVWSMLFGVAIASLIPLYTFFILKKRLSVSNAGAIAAAYGSVSAVTFVTAISFLEMEAVPFSGHMIAVMALMETPAIIIGVILIRMYGREETGDTRLRSVVHHSFTNGSVLMIIGSLIIGFLANDQQALGIKPFTNDIFKGFLALFLLDMGIASGRKLKDFLDGGWFTLAFALVIPLVNGCAVALLSSLITDDPGNRFMFAVLAASASYIAVPAAMKMAAPQANPGIFVPMTLAVTFPLNITLGMPIYLELIL; this is translated from the coding sequence AAGTGACCTGGAACTTCCGTCAACTTCATCTAAGTTTATTTCTCTGTACTTGCTTTTCGCCATTGGCTTTAAAGGAGGGCAGGAGTTGGCGCACAGCGAGTTTTCGCTGGAAATTGTGTGGTCGATGTTATTTGGTGTGGCCATTGCCAGTCTGATACCGCTTTATACATTCTTTATTCTAAAGAAGAGATTAAGTGTATCAAATGCCGGGGCCATAGCGGCTGCATACGGATCGGTAAGTGCTGTAACCTTTGTAACAGCCATTTCATTTTTAGAGATGGAGGCCGTGCCGTTTAGCGGACACATGATTGCCGTAATGGCCTTGATGGAAACACCAGCCATCATTATAGGTGTGATATTGATTCGCATGTATGGCCGTGAAGAAACAGGAGATACACGGTTGCGTTCTGTAGTGCATCACTCGTTTACAAATGGCAGTGTGCTTATGATTATCGGAAGTTTAATCATCGGCTTTTTAGCAAATGATCAGCAGGCACTCGGTATTAAACCATTTACAAACGACATCTTTAAAGGTTTTCTTGCGCTCTTTTTGCTGGACATGGGAATTGCCAGCGGCAGAAAGCTGAAGGACTTTCTGGATGGTGGTTGGTTCACGTTGGCTTTTGCCTTGGTGATACCCCTTGTAAATGGCTGTGCCGTGGCCTTGCTGAGCAGCCTGATAACGGATGATCCGGGTAATCGGTTTATGTTCGCGGTGCTGGCGGCCAGTGCCTCGTACATTGCAGTGCCGGCTGCTATGAAAATGGCTGCACCTCAGGCCAATCCAGGAATTTTTGTGCCGATGACATTAGCTGTTACGTTTCCGCTGAACATTACACTGGGTATGCCGATCTATCTGGAATTGATTCTATAA
- a CDS encoding ThuA domain-containing protein, producing the protein MKNQRRNFLFKALAATVGLAALPFRHVAKPTAEQMKPLPSLKDRKVLFTYGGWDGHEPDKFVDYLVPWLKKEGAEIILSKTLDSYTDKQLMGSIDLVLQIFTMSQITKEQEAGLLEAIKNGVGIAGWHGGLCDAFRNNTEYQYMTGGQWVSHPGGVIDYRVNIVDHEDAVTQGIRDFNMTSEQYYMHIDPNVKVLATTRFNGKIDPWIDGCVLPVAWKKTYGKGRVFYTSLGHNLKHITDQPQAVTLMKRGIIWASASKYEPTEAWVNPVYG; encoded by the coding sequence ATGAAAAATCAACGAAGAAATTTCCTTTTTAAAGCATTGGCTGCAACGGTCGGGCTGGCAGCACTTCCCTTTCGTCATGTTGCTAAACCAACCGCAGAGCAAATGAAACCATTGCCATCCCTGAAAGACAGAAAAGTGCTTTTTACCTATGGTGGTTGGGATGGACACGAGCCTGACAAGTTTGTTGATTACCTGGTGCCTTGGTTAAAAAAAGAAGGTGCTGAAATAATACTTTCCAAAACGTTGGATTCCTATACCGATAAACAACTCATGGGTTCAATTGATTTGGTCCTTCAAATCTTCACCATGTCGCAAATCACAAAAGAACAGGAAGCAGGTTTATTGGAAGCGATTAAAAATGGTGTTGGTATAGCCGGATGGCATGGCGGATTGTGCGATGCTTTCCGAAACAATACGGAGTACCAATACATGACGGGCGGACAATGGGTTTCACACCCCGGTGGGGTAATTGACTACAGGGTTAACATTGTCGATCATGAAGATGCCGTTACGCAAGGCATCAGGGATTTCAACATGACCAGCGAACAATATTACATGCATATAGATCCGAATGTAAAAGTACTGGCCACCACGCGGTTTAATGGCAAAATTGATCCATGGATTGATGGGTGCGTGTTGCCCGTTGCCTGGAAAAAGACCTATGGAAAGGGCCGCGTATTTTACACGTCCCTCGGTCATAACCTGAAACACATTACCGATCAACCCCAAGCTGTAACCCTTATGAAACGAGGGATTATTTGGGCAAGCGCAAGCAAATACGAGCCAACAGAAGCGTGGGTAAATCCTGTCTACGGGTAG
- a CDS encoding bestrophin family ion channel → MFIKRNYGLWMTFNWSKKPFLYGLLYAASITAAYEFLPLNIAIPWQPLSIVGIAVAFYLGFKNNSSYDRTWEARKIWGGIVNSSRSFASAVMAFVKTENKDEAQSIKQTLIYRHIAWLTALRYQLRLSRPWEHTNERLSGLYVPTICEAYFDSLDKEIEHLLRPEELEQLKRKTNMATQLLTTQTQKLKALKELNYLTEMEHFRLQELIGNLYDEQGKSERIKNFPFPRQYASTALWTTFVFSALVPFGLLDVFTEGTWVWLTVPFSALIIWVFFLTEKIGDYSENPFEGTYNDVPITSISRAIEIDLREMLGETDVPPPIKDENGFLM, encoded by the coding sequence ATGTTTATAAAACGAAATTATGGTTTATGGATGACCTTCAACTGGTCAAAGAAACCTTTTCTCTATGGCTTACTCTATGCTGCATCCATTACGGCAGCATATGAATTTTTACCGCTCAACATCGCTATTCCATGGCAGCCATTAAGCATAGTAGGTATTGCAGTTGCCTTTTACCTGGGCTTTAAAAACAACAGTTCATACGACCGCACGTGGGAGGCTCGAAAAATCTGGGGTGGAATTGTAAATAGCAGTCGCTCATTTGCCAGCGCAGTTATGGCATTTGTCAAAACTGAAAATAAAGACGAGGCACAGTCCATTAAACAAACCTTAATCTACCGGCACATTGCCTGGCTCACCGCACTGCGTTATCAATTGAGGCTAAGCCGCCCCTGGGAACATACAAACGAGCGGCTAAGCGGCTTGTATGTGCCTACGATATGTGAAGCTTATTTCGATTCACTGGATAAAGAGATTGAACATTTGCTCAGGCCGGAAGAGCTTGAACAACTTAAGCGAAAGACAAACATGGCCACTCAACTGCTGACTACCCAAACTCAAAAGTTAAAAGCATTAAAAGAACTTAATTACCTCACCGAAATGGAACACTTTCGGTTGCAGGAATTGATCGGAAATTTATATGATGAGCAAGGCAAAAGTGAACGCATTAAAAACTTCCCCTTTCCGCGACAGTATGCTTCAACGGCCTTATGGACCACTTTTGTATTCAGTGCGCTTGTCCCTTTTGGGTTATTGGATGTATTTACAGAAGGAACATGGGTGTGGCTAACGGTTCCGTTTTCGGCCTTAATTATCTGGGTGTTCTTTCTTACCGAAAAAATCGGGGATTATTCCGAGAATCCATTTGAAGGCACGTATAACGATGTGCCGATAACATCCATATCACGCGCCATTGAAATCGATTTACGGGAGATGCTGGGTGAGACGGATGTTCCGCCACCGATAAAGGATGAAAATGGATTTTTGATGTAA
- a CDS encoding DUF3667 domain-containing protein, translating to MTCTNCQQEVSGKFCTSCGQRTNVKRITFREGWNDFWSRVYGFDGMFPRTLRDLTIRPGVVARKYIEGNRVLYYGPVGYFFLMLTIYILTFSMLEIDLYEFSKAVNPFDEAKQGSGQEQVNMGIMGWVKDNQRLMSFLFIPFYVFAAALLFRKSKHNLLEHSVLVFYTQGHYQWLSVIFLIVFKFTGTYMHLLLFMSSSALYYAFGCTQLYVQYKPGWAMFRGVFVHIFFWLSLFFFTSLLMVIAIIMNPELLEMMKPSNN from the coding sequence ATGACCTGTACCAACTGTCAGCAAGAAGTAAGCGGAAAATTCTGTACGAGTTGCGGCCAACGCACAAATGTAAAGCGGATTACTTTTCGCGAAGGCTGGAATGACTTCTGGTCGCGCGTATATGGGTTTGATGGGATGTTCCCAAGAACTCTTCGTGACCTGACTATCCGACCAGGTGTTGTTGCCAGAAAATACATTGAAGGAAATCGGGTACTCTACTATGGTCCGGTGGGGTACTTTTTTCTCATGTTAACAATTTACATACTTACTTTTTCAATGTTGGAAATCGATTTATACGAATTTTCCAAAGCGGTAAACCCATTCGATGAGGCAAAACAAGGGAGCGGACAAGAGCAGGTCAACATGGGAATAATGGGATGGGTAAAAGATAACCAACGCCTAATGTCCTTTCTTTTTATTCCGTTTTATGTTTTCGCTGCTGCATTGCTGTTCCGGAAGAGTAAACACAATCTATTGGAACACTCTGTTCTTGTATTCTATACACAAGGACACTACCAATGGCTTTCGGTTATATTTTTGATAGTCTTCAAATTTACAGGAACTTACATGCACTTACTATTATTCATGAGTTCCAGTGCACTCTACTATGCTTTTGGATGTACCCAGTTGTACGTACAATACAAACCAGGATGGGCAATGTTTCGTGGTGTTTTTGTTCATATCTTCTTCTGGCTCTCTCTTTTCTTTTTTACTTCGCTATTAATGGTTATTGCAATAATTATGAACCCTGAATTACTGGAGATGATGAAACCAAGTAATAATTAA
- a CDS encoding MaoC family dehydratase, which yields MPKLIINSFAEFEQHIGKELGVSEYHKITQEQINLFADSTLDHQWIHTDPQRAATESQFKSTIAHGYLTLSLVPHLWDQIAEVNNYTMLVNYGIENLKFNQPVLVNQEVRLRVVLQALTNLRGIAKTEMKVTLEIKDNPKPAFTATIVFLYHFK from the coding sequence ATGCCGAAACTTATCATCAACAGCTTTGCCGAGTTTGAGCAACACATCGGTAAAGAACTTGGGGTATCTGAGTACCACAAAATCACGCAGGAGCAAATCAACCTGTTTGCCGATTCCACCCTCGACCACCAATGGATTCACACCGACCCGCAACGGGCGGCAACGGAAAGCCAATTTAAGTCCACAATTGCACATGGTTATTTAACCCTATCGTTGGTACCGCACCTATGGGACCAGATTGCCGAGGTGAACAACTACACCATGCTGGTAAACTACGGCATCGAAAATTTAAAGTTCAACCAACCGGTGCTGGTAAATCAGGAAGTAAGGTTACGCGTGGTGTTGCAAGCCCTTACCAACTTGCGCGGCATAGCAAAAACTGAAATGAAGGTAACGCTGGAAATCAAGGATAACCCGAAGCCGGCCTTTACGGCTACTATTGTGTTCCTATATCATTTCAAGTAA
- a CDS encoding CocE/NonD family hydrolase, which translates to MKKNLLLFFLCLLALGVTAQQNPQDVYNKLAEIAVIDQKVMMPMRDGVRLATDIYRPKGNAKVPIVFSRTPYNFNTWVDGEMRTRTLEAAIDAVQRGYAYVVQNERGRFFSEGEWDILGTPLTDGYDAFEWMSKQPWSNGKIGVIGCSSTAEWQMAVASLNHPALAAMVAQGFGAGVGKVGEYYEQGNWYRGGAQQMLFTAWLYGTQNDKYKPTLPKDITQQDLIRIQRFYDMATEMPRQDWAQALQHLPVQDIIKNVNGQEGVYEKMIRRKPNDPAWFTGGLYHDTMPLDVPAYWFVSWYDVSSSPNLALFNHARNNPNKEIADNQYLVIAPTLHCAYKRATENTIVGERSVGDARLNYDELTWGWFDLLLKGEQNDFKKNTPRVQYYTMGSNKWQISDTWPPKNAVMTNYFLSSEGKANTRNGDGKLVAKAPSADNPDTFKYDPMNPVKSHGGNVCCTGNAVQGGAFDQSEMELRDDILVYTSEPLKEGIEVSGFIESTLYLSSDVKDTDVTIKLIDVHPDGKAYNLDETIQRVRYREGYEKEVFMEKGKVYEVKLTPMSTSNYFAAGHRIRIEVSSSNFPRFERNLNTGGNNYDEVTGVVATNTIHHSKKYPSVVRLPIVRK; encoded by the coding sequence ATGAAAAAAAATTTGCTCCTTTTCTTCCTTTGCTTACTCGCACTGGGGGTAACAGCCCAACAAAATCCTCAAGATGTTTACAATAAGCTGGCAGAAATTGCCGTCATCGATCAAAAAGTGATGATGCCTATGCGCGATGGTGTGCGACTGGCAACCGACATCTATCGCCCAAAAGGAAATGCCAAAGTACCAATTGTATTTTCACGAACACCATACAATTTCAACACATGGGTAGATGGCGAAATGCGGACCCGCACACTTGAGGCTGCGATTGATGCAGTCCAACGTGGTTACGCCTACGTAGTTCAAAATGAACGCGGCCGCTTTTTCTCTGAAGGCGAATGGGATATTCTGGGAACACCCCTTACCGATGGTTACGATGCCTTTGAATGGATGAGTAAACAGCCGTGGTCGAATGGAAAGATTGGCGTGATCGGTTGTTCTTCTACGGCCGAATGGCAAATGGCGGTAGCATCACTGAATCACCCCGCTCTTGCTGCTATGGTGGCACAAGGATTCGGAGCCGGTGTTGGTAAGGTTGGTGAATATTATGAACAGGGTAACTGGTACCGCGGAGGAGCTCAGCAAATGTTGTTTACCGCGTGGCTCTATGGAACACAGAATGATAAATACAAACCCACACTACCAAAAGACATTACGCAACAAGACCTGATCCGCATCCAACGTTTTTACGATATGGCCACAGAGATGCCGCGTCAGGATTGGGCACAAGCGCTTCAGCATTTACCCGTACAGGACATTATCAAAAATGTAAACGGCCAGGAAGGCGTGTATGAAAAGATGATCAGGCGTAAGCCAAACGACCCAGCCTGGTTTACGGGTGGCCTATATCACGACACCATGCCACTGGATGTGCCGGCCTATTGGTTTGTGTCCTGGTATGATGTGTCGTCCAGTCCGAACCTGGCCTTATTCAATCACGCTCGGAATAATCCGAACAAAGAAATTGCAGACAACCAATACCTGGTTATTGCTCCTACCCTGCATTGCGCCTATAAACGCGCAACCGAAAATACCATTGTGGGTGAGCGCAGTGTGGGCGATGCCCGCTTGAACTACGATGAGCTTACCTGGGGATGGTTTGATCTACTTTTGAAAGGTGAGCAAAATGATTTCAAGAAAAATACACCACGTGTTCAATACTATACCATGGGCAGTAACAAATGGCAAATATCTGACACATGGCCACCCAAAAATGCTGTAATGACAAACTATTTTCTAAGCAGCGAAGGCAAGGCCAACACCCGTAACGGTGATGGTAAACTCGTAGCGAAAGCACCGTCTGCTGATAACCCCGATACCTTCAAATACGACCCAATGAACCCGGTAAAATCGCATGGCGGAAATGTTTGCTGTACCGGCAATGCGGTACAAGGTGGCGCATTTGATCAATCGGAAATGGAATTGAGGGACGATATTCTCGTTTATACATCCGAGCCATTGAAGGAAGGCATTGAAGTAAGCGGGTTTATTGAATCCACGCTGTATTTGTCGAGCGATGTAAAAGATACCGATGTGACCATTAAACTTATTGATGTGCATCCGGATGGGAAAGCCTATAACCTGGATGAAACGATTCAGCGGGTTCGCTACCGTGAGGGCTATGAGAAGGAAGTGTTTATGGAAAAGGGAAAGGTGTACGAAGTAAAGCTGACTCCGATGAGCACCAGCAATTACTTTGCAGCCGGTCACCGCATTCGCATTGAAGTGTCGAGCTCCAACTTCCCGCGCTTTGAACGCAATTTAAATACTGGTGGTAACAACTATGATGAAGTTACAGGTGTGGTAGCCACAAACACTATCCATCACTCGAAGAAATACCCATCGGTAGTGAGATTGCCTATCGTTAGAAAATAA
- a CDS encoding asparagine synthetase B — protein MTKICLVICCVVYSWSAFSNSMLIPMDDHQHNHLKAYGLAYFMLQRQTEVDWLLNYRGGSFLFSYSAEAETECKLRGISYEIISAAKVNTLLNEISSPAVNMNVVRLEKVPRIAVYSPKSDFIQDETDAVILVLEYAEIPFDIIYDEEIHNEALARYDWVHLHHEDFTGQPARARWRESAMLEYQTQETTAGRLGYSSVPAMKLEVAKQLKTFCASGGYLFAMCSAAESIDVALAVNGLDLFELADDEAQQQALDYSLSLAFENFVLEPPYSRRFSDINVGRGYGSMGSYFSLFTFSAKWDIIPSLLTQNHEHMIREFSGLTTAFNRGLVKPEVLILGENKEAGNVRYMFNELGKGFWTFYSGHDPEGYPGRGRSATDLNLHPNSPGYRLILNNVLFPSAQKKKQKT, from the coding sequence ATGACAAAAATCTGCCTCGTCATCTGCTGTGTTGTGTATTCATGGAGTGCCTTCAGCAATTCTATGCTCATCCCTATGGATGATCACCAACACAACCACTTGAAAGCTTATGGACTTGCCTATTTCATGTTGCAACGGCAAACTGAAGTTGATTGGTTGTTGAACTATCGGGGTGGCAGCTTTTTATTTTCTTATTCGGCAGAAGCTGAAACAGAATGTAAACTGCGTGGTATTTCATACGAAATCATCAGTGCCGCTAAAGTCAATACACTTTTAAATGAGATATCAAGTCCTGCCGTAAACATGAATGTGGTGCGTCTCGAAAAAGTACCCCGCATTGCTGTTTATTCTCCCAAAAGCGATTTTATTCAGGATGAAACGGATGCCGTTATTCTCGTACTCGAGTACGCAGAAATTCCATTTGATATTATTTATGATGAAGAAATACACAACGAGGCGCTAGCCCGCTACGATTGGGTTCACCTGCACCATGAAGACTTTACCGGACAACCGGCACGCGCCCGGTGGCGCGAATCGGCCATGCTGGAATACCAGACTCAAGAAACCACCGCTGGTCGACTGGGGTATTCATCGGTGCCCGCTATGAAACTGGAAGTGGCAAAACAGCTCAAAACTTTTTGTGCTTCCGGTGGCTACCTGTTTGCCATGTGTTCGGCTGCTGAATCGATTGATGTTGCATTGGCCGTAAATGGCCTGGATTTATTTGAGTTAGCGGATGATGAAGCACAACAACAGGCACTAGACTACTCCCTTTCACTCGCCTTTGAAAACTTTGTGCTTGAGCCACCGTACAGCAGGCGGTTCAGTGACATTAACGTGGGTCGCGGCTACGGATCCATGGGTTCCTATTTTTCATTATTTACATTCTCCGCCAAATGGGATATTATTCCTTCCCTGCTAACACAAAATCACGAACATATGATTCGTGAATTCAGCGGATTGACCACAGCTTTTAATCGCGGATTGGTAAAGCCAGAGGTGCTGATTTTAGGCGAAAACAAGGAAGCTGGGAACGTGCGGTACATGTTTAACGAACTCGGTAAAGGGTTCTGGACATTCTACAGTGGTCACGATCCGGAAGGTTATCCCGGTCGCGGCAGGTCAGCCACCGATTTGAATTTGCATCCAAACTCTCCGGGATACCGGTTAATTCTGAACAACGTATTATTCCCATCAGCACAAAAAAAGAAACAGAAAACCTGA
- a CDS encoding T9SS type A sorting domain-containing protein, whose protein sequence is MRILSWTLISVSRAILLMSCLLFLSSYAQAQTAGQVMFVGYNADGTDGFAFVTFVDVANGTTIYFHDSEWNGNPIGGGGAFVAGEGSITWSNNTGNTIPAGTVLIVENSASATPTVNIGSVSRSGGFDVGAGNEVLYMFLGTDASTPTVFLSAIANDGFGANGTLTNTGLTTGVNAISITGDEDVMVYTGNTNCTSTIADCASEIANATNWTTADGGGNQATGFFPDDVPCVFYGVALGQITYYSRNVTSGGNWDDPNSWTTNSDGSGGPLAAGVWPKRHDNVVILNGHNITINNIADNMACGISPDDLGRSNVGPFVSSNIAMFYQTGDIEIGGTLTVSGIEMMTEGYTHVLAGGSFILGSNLVNLGYLEADATSTLTCLDDLVLTGNSITIINTNSTSTDDLIIDFTNATLCGSGTATLQNGAGSQVTYTNGATQAQICSTFTINCIGAGCSGFPVVGTGTAVGNVGPGGVGQAASNSIWYMANFGTFTDVGVTPATNGQQIRQWNDRSGNNRHATQATAGNRPLLHTNGANSYAALRFTGDLFIDGPSPGMASTSSYTYLIVFRDTLGAGVGLGGTNDGAGHFILDRTAVTNELVSLKPVTGNRYFYQKRNNAGGGLGGITGTTAINTNTKIIQMRRNYNVNYQMFYNNAQEGGNLADADGATTPPGPRIGRHTNTTNGGLRGYINEFIVYNYAINTAQRIIINNYLSAKYGITLGADDVYTMDDPGNGNYDHEVAGIGQASDGSSHRDAKGTGMVRMTVAGPTLANNEWLLWGHDNASLTSNFADIGAPILERLNRVWRISETGDVGNVTISFDISGLSGSPIGSNLRLLIDRDGDGFSDNDVTPISGGVIAGGVISFSGVNFQNGDRFTLGNTDLSAPLPIELKTFYAEAREQMVHLFWTTASETNNDYFTVERSKTGSKWEQVLQVDGAGTTTSLKNYSAVDDGPFAGLSYYRLKQTDFDGTFSYSKVVSVTIEPRGELEVFPNPSTGLFTVRSPFQFNQVQLLDQLGRNAHIRVEPINNREATIDGTQNTPGLYFLQVSDGHVVKTVRIIIR, encoded by the coding sequence ACAACTATTTATTTCCATGATAGCGAATGGAATGGAAACCCAATAGGTGGCGGAGGCGCATTCGTTGCTGGTGAAGGCTCAATAACATGGTCTAATAATACGGGAAATACAATTCCTGCTGGAACAGTCCTGATAGTGGAAAATAGCGCCTCTGCTACTCCAACTGTAAATATTGGTTCGGTCTCGAGATCGGGAGGGTTTGATGTTGGAGCCGGAAATGAGGTCTTATATATGTTTTTAGGCACAGATGCTTCAACACCAACCGTATTTCTCTCCGCAATTGCAAACGATGGATTTGGTGCCAACGGAACATTAACTAATACGGGACTCACCACAGGTGTAAATGCTATATCAATTACAGGCGATGAAGACGTCATGGTATATACCGGCAATACAAATTGCACCTCAACCATTGCCGACTGCGCTTCAGAAATTGCAAATGCTACTAACTGGACCACAGCTGATGGAGGTGGAAATCAGGCTACCGGCTTCTTCCCCGATGATGTTCCATGTGTTTTCTATGGCGTTGCATTGGGCCAAATCACATATTATTCAAGAAATGTTACATCCGGTGGCAATTGGGATGACCCAAATTCCTGGACAACAAATTCGGATGGTTCAGGTGGACCGCTTGCAGCGGGTGTTTGGCCCAAACGCCATGATAATGTTGTTATTCTAAATGGTCATAACATTACGATCAATAACATTGCCGATAATATGGCCTGTGGTATTTCACCTGATGACCTTGGGCGTAGCAATGTTGGCCCTTTCGTATCATCGAACATTGCCATGTTCTACCAAACGGGTGATATTGAAATTGGTGGGACGCTTACCGTTAGCGGTATTGAAATGATGACTGAAGGCTACACACACGTTTTGGCTGGAGGCTCATTTATTTTAGGATCAAACCTGGTAAATCTTGGATACCTGGAAGCTGATGCAACTTCTACACTCACCTGTCTTGACGACCTTGTACTAACCGGTAACAGCATCACTATCATCAATACAAACTCAACCTCAACAGATGATCTGATAATTGATTTTACGAATGCCACCCTCTGCGGAAGCGGAACAGCCACATTACAGAATGGAGCCGGCAGTCAGGTTACCTATACCAATGGGGCAACACAGGCCCAGATTTGCTCAACCTTTACCATCAATTGTATTGGAGCAGGTTGTTCGGGTTTTCCAGTTGTAGGAACCGGTACTGCTGTTGGAAATGTTGGACCCGGTGGCGTTGGTCAGGCAGCTTCGAATTCAATATGGTACATGGCCAACTTCGGAACGTTTACGGATGTAGGTGTAACGCCAGCTACCAATGGTCAGCAAATCCGGCAATGGAACGACCGATCAGGAAACAACAGGCACGCCACACAAGCCACAGCCGGAAACAGACCGTTACTTCATACCAATGGCGCAAATAGTTACGCTGCTTTGCGCTTTACTGGTGACCTGTTTATTGATGGCCCATCACCGGGCATGGCAAGCACAAGCAGCTATACCTACCTGATTGTTTTCAGAGATACACTGGGTGCTGGCGTTGGATTAGGAGGAACAAATGATGGTGCCGGTCACTTTATTCTGGACAGAACTGCGGTTACGAATGAACTTGTATCACTTAAGCCTGTAACCGGTAACAGATACTTCTATCAAAAGCGAAATAATGCGGGTGGTGGACTAGGTGGCATAACGGGAACTACGGCCATTAATACCAATACGAAAATCATACAAATGCGCAGGAACTATAATGTCAATTATCAGATGTTCTATAACAATGCGCAGGAAGGCGGAAACCTGGCTGATGCTGATGGTGCCACAACACCACCAGGCCCCAGAATCGGTAGGCACACAAACACAACCAATGGCGGACTAAGAGGATACATTAATGAATTTATCGTTTATAATTATGCGATCAACACGGCTCAACGAATAATTATTAACAACTACTTAAGCGCGAAATATGGCATCACATTAGGGGCTGATGATGTGTATACAATGGATGACCCAGGAAATGGAAACTATGACCATGAAGTAGCAGGAATCGGACAAGCCAGTGATGGATCCAGTCATCGGGATGCCAAGGGAACCGGAATGGTTCGCATGACAGTAGCGGGACCAACTTTAGCAAACAATGAATGGTTGTTATGGGGACATGATAATGCATCGCTCACCAGCAACTTTGCAGACATTGGCGCCCCCATTCTTGAACGGCTCAATCGGGTTTGGCGTATAAGCGAGACCGGAGATGTAGGTAACGTAACCATTTCATTTGACATTAGTGGATTAAGTGGAAGCCCTATTGGATCTAATTTACGACTGCTAATAGACCGAGATGGCGATGGATTTTCTGATAATGATGTGACACCCATTAGTGGCGGGGTGATCGCTGGCGGAGTTATTTCATTCAGTGGAGTTAATTTTCAAAATGGAGATCGGTTTACTTTAGGTAATACTGATCTGAGTGCTCCGCTGCCCATTGAACTCAAAACTTTCTATGCTGAAGCGCGTGAACAAATGGTTCACTTGTTCTGGACAACCGCCTCAGAAACCAATAATGATTATTTTACGGTTGAGCGCTCTAAAACCGGAAGTAAATGGGAACAGGTGCTGCAAGTGGATGGCGCAGGCACCACAACATCTTTGAAAAATTATTCAGCCGTTGATGACGGGCCTTTTGCCGGACTATCCTATTACCGCCTAAAACAAACTGATTTTGATGGAACATTCTCTTATTCAAAAGTCGTATCGGTAACCATTGAACCGCGTGGCGAGTTGGAAGTTTTTCCCAATCCATCAACCGGATTGTTTACGGTGCGCTCACCTTTTCAGTTTAATCAGGTTCAGTTATTGGATCAGCTTGGGCGTAACGCGCACATTCGGGTTGAACCGATAAACAATCGGGAAGCGACAATTGATGGCACCCAAAATACACCGGGTTTGTATTTCCTCCAGGTTTCCGATGGCCACGTTGTTAAAACCGTACGAATTATTATCCGCTAA